atagaaacaaaaaaacAAACATAAATAAGAGGCGGAAATAATGAGGAATAAGGATTTTAGGATGTTTTTGGGAAAACGCACTAAGAGTTTTTTTTTGTGTTTCAGCTCGCACATGTCTTTATATCTGTAAATATAAAAAGTAAAAATGAATTAGATTTTTTCCACTGAAGCACTTATCAGTAGCTGTATTTGTAATTGTAGCATGAATGTAAATAACGTATGCAAACAGATTACCAAATTTTTTGCATATATTTTTAACAAAGACTATGTCAACTGAAACCCAAACTTTTACTTTGATACTACAATTACACAATACCTGCAAGAACCAACGACATGAGATTTGTTTTGTTCGTTTCTTTACACGTCTCAAACATTTGGCCGCATTTCTAAGAAGCTAAGGCAGTGTGCTTCGATCACAAGATAAAATCAAATTCATTTTTCACCTCGAACTTTTATATTTccaaatataataaacatccGTATATATTGCATTTACAATACTATTTATAACAAATTTTGCATAAAACAAAATACTATGCGTAACTACATGTAGCATTTTTAAACATTCCATAGAACCATCTTTTCTCATAGAATTATTCTACAGAAAGTTTTACAATGTTTGTATAAAATATtcaaataaaatgaaatattttcaACATGTACATGTACGTGATACAAAAAACACGCATATATCTTGTAAATACAATATGTACAAAGCAACTGCCAAAACCTCAAAAGAGAGTTGCCTTAACTTATATGGAgaaagtattaaaaaaaaaaaaaggaagtaaAAATAAATATGCAGGTGTGTTTGAGAAAcaaacacttacttgctacttATTTTAATAGTACCCAAATTACTTGTCATAGACTGTTGAATATCTACTTTATAAGGATCATTGTTTGTACTAGTCGTATTTGAATTATTCAGTATAATCTTTTTTTCGGATGATTTATTAGAACTTTCTGATTTCTCAACGTCTAATTTAGGAACTGCTGTGTTGGGCAAATCATTTTGCAGCTTATGTGtagtgaatgtgtctgctttgTCATTATTACTGCCTGTTTCTTCAACTCTTTCCTTTACAGAACATGGCGGAAGTTCTGTACGCAACATATTCTTCGTTGTATCCTTATCAGTTAATTTATCAAAAACACCTTTTGTCAATGATTTCGTTGTCAGAGGAACGCGTGACTTCGCAGACATAGAATTGTCAATAGCGTTTGATATATCAGTGAGTGTGCCATCTTGAAGAACAGGTGGTTTGTCACCGATTTTATCAGGTTTCACTGTTATAGCCGGCTGAACAGCCATAGCATTATTTTTTGGCACTACAATATATCTTTTGCCTCCCATTAGGGCAATATTTTGAGCTGGTTTCGGTAAAGTTCCATCATGACTTTGCAAAAACTCATTTTCTGCCTGAGCAAACCAATTGCTTTCCTTTTTATCCGAATTTAAAGAGGAATGCGATGTTGTTGAAGGTGTTTTCGGAACTTTGGTAGTATTTCGCGATTGTGAATCTGGGTTATCAGATTTTGGAATTCTTTGAAGCTTTGGTGGGCTTAGGCTTACTTGATGCTTTGCTTTTGTACTTTGTGCGCCTAGCATACTAATTGGTATCAGTGGGGGAGGTGTCAAAGATGGATTTGTTTGTGGTTGATGAGATTCATTAGTATCCTGCCGACAGTTCTACAACAAAATTAACATTTTTTAGTTAAAACATAATTGCTGTTAACTATTATTCTAGTAACATTGTCAGTTTCATTTTATTCTACATATACTTATAATAACACAAAATGTAAAACTTAAAGATAGATTTAAAAAGGAAATAATATatcaaaataatatttaatcCTTAAATGTATAACACTGTCATTTAACAACATTATTtcacaaaataataaacacaCAAATGCAAacaggagattgtagtatatgtgaataaaaatgaaatttataataatttattttacaacTAATTTATATGTTGCACACATGTTTTAGGCATTTAACACAAATCTTTCATTTAAGGGTTAAATGGACATTTTGAAAGTCAAGCACCAAAAATTGCAAACTATGTAGATATAACGCTATACAAAATTATTTGAACTACTAAATATTACAGATAAAAAGTATCTTTTACTGTAAGAAACCTACCTTGCAAACATAATCATCACTCCTTGCAAATTCCATACCATCAACACATTCTGGATGATATAAACAGAGACACACGCGACATTGTAAGCTTGGTATTAACCCCATACTTGTTGAGCATCTTATACTGCATGGTTCTTGAACTTTGGGCCTGTAAGATGTGCGTTGATTGGGGAAAGGGGTTAAGGAATAAAACACaaaattttagaatgggatgtAAAGGATCAAAAGGAGAAAGGAGGATACAGTTATGAAAAATATAGAAGGAAACATTTCAACTATTTTGAGAATAAGATCTCAATAATTCTGTGATTACATGTATTTGCGATACAGCATGCATTTTAATATTCTCAATGTAAAATCTGCGCTAGTATATATTTGAGCTTATAATGCAAAATGTAAAATTTGTAGTTCTTTTTCTTTAAACACATCCATTGAAGAAAAAGTTGCTTCACAATTATAAGTGAAAATTTTAAATACACGATTATAAACTATGAAATGTAATTAGCAAACAAATGTATTTGCAATGTGGTAGTACTTAAAACTGAATTTTTAAATTGACTTATTACTTATTTTAATTTACTCTGCGTACCTTCATACATCGTACATTATATGTCTAATGTATAAGAATCTAACAGGAAATTGTTTTCATAAAAAAGTATAATAAATGCACATGCTGTAAATCCTTCATTGGGCCTTTTCAAAGCACATTAAACATGTTTATAACATGTTTAACCTTCAAGCATTTAGAATACCCTCGAATATTGCAAATTAAATCACATTTGTACACTATATGAGTAAAAGAaagtaatattaaaataatcatATAAGTACTTACGTTAATTGTCTTTTCGGTTTAGGAGGTGGTGGTTTTTCTATAGGCAGCTGGCTTCTTCTTGTATTTGTAGTCCGTTGGGGTGGAAGTATTTCACTTTCTTGAGGAGGTGACTTTCTTTCTGATTTTATATCTAAACATATTTCAACAAAAATGGTTATAAAAACAATTTTCCATATCAAGGACAATAATTAAACACTTTTACTTCAGTAACAACTGAATTTAACTAGTCCATTAACAGAAATTATAAAATAGAACATAAGGCATATCtatcaattaaaatatttcaaccacaaAGTGATATTTCATGTTATGACCCAACATTAAATAAGATAGAAATACAATAGCGAATAAAACTACAaattacaatgtaaatgcatacTTATGTGTGGAGTTTTTTTCACAGGCACTTTGACTTTAAATCCTGTTGATACAACTTTGGGTGATTTCATAACAGTTTTTGTGGGTACTGGTGCAGGCATAGGCACAGATTCTTCTGTAACCTTCCTCCCAGGAGTACCCCTTttatatccaatgcttcttcttGGTGGAGTAGAAGAAACTCCAGATCCCTACAATGTAAATCAAAATTAATAGCTTGTAAAATTTTTTCATGAACTTTAATAACTTTTCTGTAAACAAACAGTTAAGAAACAAAATTACATACCCTTATTCTTTTTGCATCTCGAATTATTTCCTTTTCTGGATCGTCGAGACCAATTGGTtctttaaagaatgtaaaattaTCAATAGTTAACTctttcgtattaactgcaacaaACACAATATAACACTTATTTGCAAGTACATTACATCGTTGTTAATATATTATGCTTAGAAATAAATACTTACGAAATTCCGCAACTTCTCTAAAACTTCTGACTTTTTTGCCCTTTGGTGTGtaataataaatatcagccATTCTTTTCAGACTAGAATCGGTACTTGCTCTAAATACCAATTCTCGCTTCCAACCATACTTAAAAGGTTCTTTGAATGCTGGATTCGACATATCTATAGCTACTTTTTGCTTCCCCGTACTTGCTGGACTAACTCCACGCAACATACGACTACTTCGCGATTTTATCGACGCTCCCGGACTACTGGCCGCTGACGACGAATTTGTCGATTTAAACGAAGCTTCATCTGTTTTTTGTACTTCTATTTCTGACTCCACAGTATTTGGTATTCCAGTAGAATCTGTTTCAGATTTATCCGATTCTTTCTCCTTCTTTATTTTATCCAGATCTAACACACGTTCGGACTCGTATATTCTATTATCATCTGAATCTTCTTCATCTTTTCTGCTATCAAAATTCTTCTTTATACTGTATCTAAATCGTTTTGCTAATTGAGCCTCTGCTACTTCAGCTTCAGCTGCAATGATAGAAATACTGTTTAACTTTTCTCTTTTTACTTTAATACATCTGCATAAATTAAACAAAATATTATCTTTGCTCTATTATTAACGTATTACTATATTGCTTATATAACGCGTGTAATCTAGAGGCACTAAAAATTTAGAATCACTTTATAAGCATAGCCATAATTCTAAAATTAATACTTTAAATAAACGTAATGCTTTATACAATAGTTGTAAATTAATACTAAAATTAAGAAAAACTTACTTAATTTTGATAGCTTTTTGACTGAAAAGCTTCCTACATTAATGTAATCCCaatttcttatttttaaaaatatttatatctCTTAGAATATATGGCGATTCTCCAAGTTTGTTGTTAATactttattatatattaaatttataacGTGCAATGctttaattttaaatattgcacTTTTAAATATTACTGGCAATATTTATATCGAATACTATTGGCTTAACAATTTCTGATTAATCTTTAATGAGCGACGATTAAACAACAAACTCAAATTATTGAATATCGAACAAGTAATATATCTACTACGAAAGTAATGGCCCGTTGTAAACTTAACACAATCTCTCATTCTGAAAATATGACTCATAACGATAAACAATTAGCCAGTGCCCGAAGCAGAGCGTAGCAATAATGATCAGTACCAATTAATTTCTTGAGAACGTGACTCCCTGGTTCCAGTTCACTGTCCGCTTGTATGTCAAATCCATTGAACTCCATCGACTCCTCCGAGGTGAGACCATCGGGATCCGATAGCTTCCGTTTGCGTCCTTTTGTATATAATGTTGTATCACTTTCAATGGTACTAGTTGGATTTACCTCGAACTTACGTAGCTTGTCTCTAACATTCAATTGCGTACCCTTTTTCAGTGAACCCTTAATGTCCCCGTTCACCTCCTGGCCGTCCATTTTAGCAGCCGCTTCTGCTTTAACTTGCGTCTCCTGCAGATCCGGCATACTACCAGCCTCTAGGTTAGGATTCTCGCGCGCCTCATCGGCATTCCCGCCATTCACGTTGACACCGTCCATTGTGCGGCCCCTTTGGGACCAAACACCGATACTACGTGGTTCAACGAACGATGCGTGTAAAACGTTGTTTTCGCGTTGTTCGTCACTCCACAAAAAGCTCCATCAAACGTTTCAACACATAAGCGCGACCGTAACTACAGTCCCCTCGCGTCTGGGTGCCACAATCCCGCGCTCATCTGTCCGCGAATGCGCATAACGTACGCGCAAACACCATTACGCGCTATTTACACAACCGCCAGTATTTCCCTCGataggatttcaaccaatttcTCATTACACTAACGCACCGTGGTCATGCTCCGCGGCAACTCGAATTACCGTATCGTTCTCAGAATTAACGAATTCCCATACACGTAGTTCGAACTCTACAAATGGAAAACGACGAAACCCTTGGACAGACGGACACGCGAAGCGTCCGTAAAACACACAACCGGAAATGGCTGAAAAAAAATATGCTCAGGGCGTGTTCTCAATCCTCAGAGTTCTGGCGCTGCAATATCGCATgcataatttttaaatattgatGTCTCTCAGATTACTTCAACGGCACAGCAATAATAAATTAATCAACTATTCTACAACGTATATATTAAAATTAGCGATCTGTATTACGTAAAAATGACTAGCAAcatatctaatttctatgctcgGTTCTATCTAACGtttatattaaattttaataatatttaatgaatAATGCATTAATATGTTACATCATCTGCCTTATTTGTATACGTATTTATAGAAATGTAATTCTTCGATGTTCATTCGATTTTAGAACTCACTTGTAACAAGTTAGTTGAACCATGACCAAAATTATTGCTTGTGAGAAATAGGCGTACATGCACACATCCTTAAATATGTCAGTATACAGATGTACGTTTACGATCTCTCGCACACTGCAAAATAAAAAAGATTGTGGGTATACGGTGAAAACACTTTTAGAGTTGacagttttctaatactgctcgtttcgttttctttttaattgttAGCTAATAAGAACATTACTTAACAATGTTAGCAATTTAAAGAGAACTGATATCTTCCGCAATTATATATGCATAAGGTGAACATAAAGTTAATGTGTTTTTCCGTATTGTCACCGATTCGAAATACGAAGCGTTCTAAATTCTTTACTAggcttatttttaataattaacacTCTTTAATAAGGATTCCCTTCGTTTGTTCATTGTACATTGAAATTTTGTATCAGTGATTAAATGATAAACAAGATAAATATCGGATAAGCTtgtttaaaaaaattaattttatatagtGCTCATATATAATTCAGAAACTACAAACTTTTTTATTTAAATGCTCATTGAAAATATTTGATGTGTAATAATTGatatacgtataaatattaattgttCAAATACAAAATTATACATTTACATGAAAGTAATCGATGTGTGCCAGATAATTTTACATTATGGTTttgtaataatttaataaaacaGTTAAGCAATTAAAACTCTTATTATGTAATAGACTtatgctattattattattattatagcaTCATatgaaattatattatatatattatttagaaACAAACACATCCTTCAAATGGAGCGTGTTTTAAAAGCTGTGCCAGCAGATTTAAGAGTAAAAATGGAGGCACTTGTGCATGATTTAACTTTGGCATTAGAAGAGAGCAATAACAGTGCAAATATGAGACGCAGATGGGGCATTAGAAGGAGAGCCCGTTCCACGGGTAATATTCGTAAGTATagagtaaaaaaaaatataagaaggtatataattttctttaaatAGGGTCACTGGATATTTCAAAAGTTAATGAGCATTATATAAATGATTCCCAAATAGAAATTAAAGTAAATTCAGGCTAGTATATTCTAATCATATTTCTATGAAATTAGTTCCAGTCTACTTCTAAAAGGCAGACACTGGGCTATTATCAAGATTGTCTTTATAGAAATCATGTTTCATTACACAAAGAAGTCAAATTTCAGAAGTTGTTAAAAAGTAATTGTTAACAATTGAAAAGCGACAAAAGAATAATCAAAGAATAATCGTTGAATAATCATTTTCCGTTTCAGCTTCACTTCATATAAACAAACAATCAGATGACAGCTCATCTTCCATTTGTGACATTCATGTACAAAAAAATAACACTGCCTTGAAATATCAATCTGACAGTGATGAGACAAATCAAACAAAAAGATTTGCCCGTTTTTCTAATTCGAACAATGCCAGCAACATTGAGAGCGATTCTGTTAATGAAAATTTTGCGCCCAGAGTAAATCCAAGGCGTAAACGAAAATTTAAAAGAATGGCTATTGACTCTGACTCTAATCCTTCGACTTCTCAAGCTATTGCAATGTCTGCAACACTTGCAAACAAAAAGCGAATTCTTCGAAGTGACTGCAAAAATAAATACGGAACAATATGGTATGGTTTATCTCGAAAACAATTTAATTTCAGAATTATAGACAGTATATTAAAatagaattttttattataGGTGTGGAAAACGTAAAAGATCTTGTAGAGAACGATCTACAGATTGTGAGATGAGAACATTAAAACCTGACAGAAATACAAAGTCAAAAAATCGCATAAAGATGCAAACAGAAGATGGCATTGATTCCTCAAGAATATCTAGTTCGAGTATTTCATCCAGTGATTCCGAAACTGGACTTATCACAAATGATGAAGATAGAGAAGGTATTAAATTCTTTGTATAGAAAATAATTgccattatttattaattattgctTTTAGGAGATGATGAACAATCAGACTGGATTGGAGAACCAGGATGGTGGGATGATATTGAAAGCACTAACGAAGATAAAGTTAGTACAGATTCACCATTTCAAATgatgttgcatggaaattttGAGCACACAACACTTGAAACAAGAAAAAGTTACAGAAAAAGAATTCAACGAATTCGAGAAGGTCTGAGCGGAAGAGAAATACGTGCTGGTCGTCGTCATGTCGATAATAAACCCGGATATTCAATTATCACATCAGCTAACGAAAAAGTTTCTAGATTTTTACAAGATCCGACACAAAATGAACTTAGATTACACCCTATGCGGCAGCCTGAGCGAGAAAAACTTCGTCGACTTGCAAATTTGTATAGCTTAAGTTTAAAAGGAGATTTAGGTTGTCCAATTTTATATAAAACTCGACATACCACTCAAGCTATTTGTGTGGACCAAGTATCATTTAATCGATTTTCTGGTTATAAGAGATTGAGGAGAACTCCACCAAACTCGCCAAATTCAGAACTAATAATCCATGATCAAGAACATCAAATTTCTAGTACAAGTTTTGGGCAAATTGTGAGTCCAGCATCAAACTTGGATTCAATGCAGTCTTTACCTCAATTTTCTCATTTCAAATGGGACTCAAACAATATGGATATCGAAATACATGGGAAACCAAAATTACATGATTTTGATCACTCAAAATCAAGttaaattaaacaaattttttGTTAATTTGTTTTcagaattaaattatttatatctcTTTGTATGGTGCTTCTATGTTAAattttttaacatatataaTTAGAAATATAGTTATGTTTATGtaaaaaattgcaaatattAGTGCAACTTTTTTTACATTACTTTTACGTATGATTTAAAAtgtttaaatataaaaattttaaaaaaatgtttTATTAACCTGGTAAcacaataatatatttatttagttAATAACCATTTCAATAGTTTAAGTTTTACTTTCTCCTAATTTAAACCTAATATAGTAACTCCTAATTTATTCATCTACCTATAATCTGGATATAATTCTTTATTAATATTAGAAATTTTAATAACATCTTAATTTCCCTTATAATTAATAAATTGAAGGTAAAATTAAACAGtagtaaaatataaaaaataattaatttatatgttttattagTATAATATTTAAGACTTTCTACCTTCAGCTATTTTTTTCTGAGCTGCAAGTGCATTTTcattagcaagcatttgaaattCTTCAAATCTTTGCGATATTCTTTGGTTCATCTTCAAGTATTTTTCCATACAATTCAAGGCGCAAGTTTCTTCCTTCGCTTTGACCTCTCGTGTAGTAAATTCGTTTATACAGTCAAGAAAACAAGTttctattaatttattataCGATGCCACAAAATCTCGAACCTGAAGTATCATGAAA
This sequence is a window from Xylocopa sonorina isolate GNS202 chromosome 6, iyXylSono1_principal, whole genome shotgun sequence. Protein-coding genes within it:
- the LOC143424661 gene encoding uncharacterized protein LOC143424661 isoform X2, which codes for MDGVNVNGGNADEARENPNLEAGSMPDLQETQVKAEAAAKMDGQEVNGDIKGSLKKGRKRKLSDPDGLTSEESMEFNGFDIQADSELEPGSHVLKKLIAEAEVAEAQLAKRFRYSIKKNFDSRKDEEDSDDNRIYESERVLDLDKIKKEKESDKSETDSTGIPNTVESEIEVQKTDEASFKSTNSSSAASSPGASIKSRSSRMLRGVSPASTGKQKVAIDMSNPAFKEPFKYGWKRELVFRASTDSSLKRMADIYYYTPKGKKVRSFREVAEFLNTKELTIDNFTFFKEPIGLDDPEKEIIRDAKRIRGSGVSSTPPRRSIGYKRGTPGRKVTEESVPMPAPVPTKTVMKSPKVVSTGFKVKVPVKKTPHINIKSERKSPPQESEILPPQRTTNTRRSQLPIEKPPPPKPKRQLTPKVQEPCSIRCSTSMGLIPSLQCRVCLCLYHPECVDGMEFARSDDYVCKNCRQDTNESHQPQTNPSLTPPPLIPISMLGAQSTKAKHQVSLSPPKLQRIPKSDNPDSQSRNTTKVPKTPSTTSHSSLNSDKKESNWFAQAENEFLQSHDGTLPKPAQNIALMGGKRYIVVPKNNAMAVQPAITVKPDKIGDKPPVLQDGTLTDISNAIDNSMSAKSRVPLTTKSLTKGVFDKLTDKDTTKNMLRTELPPCSVKERVEETGSNNDKADTFTTHKLQNDLPNTAVPKLDVEKSESSNKSSEKKIILNNSNTTSTNNDPYKVDIQQSMTSNLGTIKISSKKKQNQQDMEQHQHFMDSVCAGYHALLRIFQYLKVQELLRAARVCKMWRDLAAHPSLWKTVRMKNSQVTDWDGLADTLQRRGTQHLDLRKMLVAGESDSIWKKFLVVIPRVTSLVKLELCKCPVMVVEEVVKCCPQLEVLSAMSIKCDSLNLESFGNLKRCQELRLKAISGMSLQEDLTPLQELTQLTQLSLTSVKELGKKKIDIIQALVNLETLELGECSDFPDKFGTTVLIKLQKLERLRLEKGQGSCCTFDILEGVSKLQNLSQMELVNFDVKNGFDKCLANCKNIKRLLIIPTYISQSATSNNMVLGGVTELSNNLTHFVWGVTLELLRVTELFVDQCNLMSKQVTGDSIPVLKPVPCLKLIEDVEDENDNQKGDDKQPSLTNPQVDILPLPQLQKLLLTALPKTRVKILKIPFHATWRQSISDTTTQ
- the LOC143424661 gene encoding uncharacterized protein LOC143424661 isoform X1, whose product is MDGVNVNGGNADEARENPNLEAGSMPDLQETQVKAEAAAKMDGQEVNGDIKGSLKKGTQLNVRDKLRKFEVNPTSTIESDTTLYTKGRKRKLSDPDGLTSEESMEFNGFDIQADSELEPGSHVLKKLIAEAEVAEAQLAKRFRYSIKKNFDSRKDEEDSDDNRIYESERVLDLDKIKKEKESDKSETDSTGIPNTVESEIEVQKTDEASFKSTNSSSAASSPGASIKSRSSRMLRGVSPASTGKQKVAIDMSNPAFKEPFKYGWKRELVFRASTDSSLKRMADIYYYTPKGKKVRSFREVAEFLNTKELTIDNFTFFKEPIGLDDPEKEIIRDAKRIRGSGVSSTPPRRSIGYKRGTPGRKVTEESVPMPAPVPTKTVMKSPKVVSTGFKVKVPVKKTPHINIKSERKSPPQESEILPPQRTTNTRRSQLPIEKPPPPKPKRQLTPKVQEPCSIRCSTSMGLIPSLQCRVCLCLYHPECVDGMEFARSDDYVCKNCRQDTNESHQPQTNPSLTPPPLIPISMLGAQSTKAKHQVSLSPPKLQRIPKSDNPDSQSRNTTKVPKTPSTTSHSSLNSDKKESNWFAQAENEFLQSHDGTLPKPAQNIALMGGKRYIVVPKNNAMAVQPAITVKPDKIGDKPPVLQDGTLTDISNAIDNSMSAKSRVPLTTKSLTKGVFDKLTDKDTTKNMLRTELPPCSVKERVEETGSNNDKADTFTTHKLQNDLPNTAVPKLDVEKSESSNKSSEKKIILNNSNTTSTNNDPYKVDIQQSMTSNLGTIKISSKKKQNQQDMEQHQHFMDSVCAGYHALLRIFQYLKVQELLRAARVCKMWRDLAAHPSLWKTVRMKNSQVTDWDGLADTLQRRGTQHLDLRKMLVAGESDSIWKKFLVVIPRVTSLVKLELCKCPVMVVEEVVKCCPQLEVLSAMSIKCDSLNLESFGNLKRCQELRLKAISGMSLQEDLTPLQELTQLTQLSLTSVKELGKKKIDIIQALVNLETLELGECSDFPDKFGTTVLIKLQKLERLRLEKGQGSCCTFDILEGVSKLQNLSQMELVNFDVKNGFDKCLANCKNIKRLLIIPTYISQSATSNNMVLGGVTELSNNLTHFVWGVTLELLRVTELFVDQCNLMSKQVTGDSIPVLKPVPCLKLIEDVEDENDNQKGDDKQPSLTNPQVDILPLPQLQKLLLTALPKTRVKILKIPFHATWRQSISDTTTQ
- the LOC143424695 gene encoding G patch domain-containing protein 2-like isoform X1 translates to MHTSLNINKHILQMERVLKAVPADLRVKMEALVHDLTLALEESNNSANMRRRWGIRRRARSTGNIPSLHINKQSDDSSSSICDIHVQKNNTALKYQSDSDETNQTKRFARFSNSNNASNIESDSVNENFAPRVNPRRKRKFKRMAIDSDSNPSTSQAIAMSATLANKKRILRSDCKNKYGTIWCGKRKRSCRERSTDCEMRTLKPDRNTKSKNRIKMQTEDGIDSSRISSSSISSSDSETGLITNDEDREGDDEQSDWIGEPGWWDDIESTNEDKVSTDSPFQMMLHGNFEHTTLETRKSYRKRIQRIREGLSGREIRAGRRHVDNKPGYSIITSANEKVSRFLQDPTQNELRLHPMRQPEREKLRRLANLYSLSLKGDLGCPILYKTRHTTQAICVDQVSFNRFSGYKRLRRTPPNSPNSELIIHDQEHQISSTSFGQIVSPASNLDSMQSLPQFSHFKWDSNNMDIEIHGKPKLHDFDHSKSS
- the Tim9a gene encoding translocase of inner membrane 9, whose translation is MAMQVPPNIDSEQGMNIKSVRDFVASYNKLIETCFLDCINEFTTREVKAKEETCALNCMEKYLKMNQRISQRFEEFQMLANENALAAQKKIAEVCERS
- the LOC143424695 gene encoding G patch domain-containing protein 2-like isoform X2: MERVLKAVPADLRVKMEALVHDLTLALEESNNSANMRRRWGIRRRARSTGNIPSLHINKQSDDSSSSICDIHVQKNNTALKYQSDSDETNQTKRFARFSNSNNASNIESDSVNENFAPRVNPRRKRKFKRMAIDSDSNPSTSQAIAMSATLANKKRILRSDCKNKYGTIWCGKRKRSCRERSTDCEMRTLKPDRNTKSKNRIKMQTEDGIDSSRISSSSISSSDSETGLITNDEDREGDDEQSDWIGEPGWWDDIESTNEDKVSTDSPFQMMLHGNFEHTTLETRKSYRKRIQRIREGLSGREIRAGRRHVDNKPGYSIITSANEKVSRFLQDPTQNELRLHPMRQPEREKLRRLANLYSLSLKGDLGCPILYKTRHTTQAICVDQVSFNRFSGYKRLRRTPPNSPNSELIIHDQEHQISSTSFGQIVSPASNLDSMQSLPQFSHFKWDSNNMDIEIHGKPKLHDFDHSKSS